The genomic DNA GAATCAATTGCTGTTGATGTGTCATCCGAAGAGCAACAGAATATGGACATCAATAGTacagaaagaagagaagaaagaaggacACAGCACAGGGAGAAGAGAACCCGGGCAATACCCGTGCGATCTCTCCTCCGAAACCAAAAAACttataactttattaaaaatatgagtGACCTGCCACGCAAGCGCACCTGTCATGGCAAAGGTCGGATGACAAAGATTAATCAGGACTCAATCGGCCTCTTCAATTTAGAAGCCTTTTCGCCCCGACATCTTACACATCCATATTATACTATATTACAtgtgatatatatcatattatttcttatattgcTCTTCAACAGCCTCTAATCCTCTACAATCATCCTTGGTCAACGATCTGCAAAAATCAACCAATCATACAAACACATAATCCacaagaaattaatatatatcagaCTACGAAAATACAAGCAACCAATCATAAAAAGACATAATCcacagataaatataaataaacaagtgTTATACtgcaaaacagaaaaaaattaagttaccTGAATCGAAGACTCGGAAGATGACGAGATGAATAATCATCCAGGAACCTCAGGGGTGATTATAAACCTACAGAAAGAATAATTCATCACAAAATAGATCAATACAACAGCAGTAATGAGCTAACAGCggttataaaaataacaaatcataaaaaataagaatattcaAGAGAAACAAACCTTCAGGAAAGATAGATCTTACAACTGGATCAGAAAATAGATCGTGTAGCGATCTAACAAATCCTGAGGACGAAGACATGTATGACAAGAGAGAAAAGGAGATCTGGATCAAAGAGAAGAAGACGACGACGGAGGAGAGGAAAACGctgtacacaatttgtgtaaAAGGAATTGGGAACAGATTAATATATAGAATGTTAAATGAAGCGGATGGACACGATGAAAAGGTAGGCATAAGATGGACGGCTGATATGAAGGTAACGTGCGGATTCGGCAAGCCAGTTTGTGTTGGTCTTAAATTGAACAATTAATTTTAGCTGTATACAGGTCAGCTGATGTGCTGGCCTTGTGAAACACGGCTCTCCACTCCACCCGACAAGCACGGCCCGTGAAGACGTATTGCTGTGGCAAATCTCAAAGCAAATCCACGTGGAAAAGTTGTACGgcatatataatatcatttataaaaataaatatttacattttccttgctcagaaattttttttaagtaattgaatacaaatattagatttttcacttaaaatctaatttttattagttttatttactGGTTGAGTTTGAGCTTATGGTATGGATATCCCTCCTCTTCACCAGTACCATTAGTTGTTGGCTAAGCTTTAAAATGTGAGAACTAAGTCCCCATTCCCCGTTTTCACTATCATTACAAACCCTTGTTGATATCCTCCCCCTCTCCACCTCTACCTCGACCTTTTATCCATATCTAGTAATCACAACCTCTTTAAGCAAGAAGAGTTGTCTCTGAAGCATCACTGATGCCTTTACCTCCACCTTCATCCATATCTTGCAATCACAGCCTGcttgaggaagaagaaagagttGTCTTTGAAACACATAATCTTCCAAATTGTTGGATAATCTCATCACCTTTGAAAACCATTGGATGCTTGTGTGTTTGGATACGACAAAAACAAACAGAATGACTAAATGGACTAACAATTGTTTGAAGCATGAATTACGTTGTTCAAGTAAATTGTTTAAAATCTCACCGAAGTaaagaaatttgaattaaaaaaagaagtgaaaactataataataatgttcGTTTCATGTTTGGAACATTTGTTCATCTAGCAAATCTTCGGGTTGTTttataaacaatgagaccatTTCTAAGGtcattcaaataattatattcataattgaattgaattaaattgaattattttttatattattttatgtgattACAAATAACTTGTATTTTTGCACGTATTTATAATCTTTGCAATGTATTTGTTGAAGACAGTTTTGATCAAGAGTAAACAAATTCGTGAAGTTCATGAAGTAAACAAATGGGTAGATAATGGCTTTGATCAAGAGCACAGAATTTTATTCCTAATTGAAAGAATATTGTTCCATTATTCCGTTGATAAAGAAAAAGTGGCTAGTAACAATGCATGAAAATTTCTCCATCTAGCTTGATGCATCGGTCTGATGCCGACCCTTTTCCTTCTCTGCCACGTCGCTTCCTTGGGTCTTGTCATAAGCTTTTAAAGGCCAGCCACAGCATCAAACGCATAAGCAAAAGTAAATTAATGTGATTGGTATATAGCTTTCAGCCTTGAGGCACCACTTACCTGGGTGATTTTCATGAATCTCTTTATCTATTTCGATTTTAGGAACGGATTGATTGCCTCCATAGATGCCACCGAAGCCGTCTTCATCAGACCTTGTGGCATATCCCTCTCCAAATGAATGAGACATCACGTCCCTTAGTCACCCACATCAACTCAGCCCAGTAATGAAACTAGAAAATAAATACATAGATTTATGAtaaaacaaactaaacaagAAAGAAATGACCACAACTAACCCAGTTTTCTCTTGCGGATTATTAGGGTTTATCTGGTTCTGAGAAGAATCCAAGCTTGATGGGTTCTCTGGTAGCCTAGACTGGGTAATCACCTGCCGAACTTTTACTACTGAAGCTTTTAGCGATGAGAGCACAGATGGTGGATTGGCTCTGACTGATCTAATTGCGTGATTCATTTTCGTGTATGATGCTATTTTACAAAATGCAAACTGGGAGACTGATCGGTATATAGACGGGAGATCATTTATATTCTGTCGGTTCAACATGGTGGTCCTAGTCTTACTACACAGTTAACAGAAATCCCCATTTAAACGCCATAAGACGTAGCAATATGTCGTTACGTGTCAGATTTCTGCCTGAATTTATAAGCTCAATTCTAAAATCTTGGAGAATCGCAGGGCCTAAAGGTTAAAGGGGGCCGGCTTAGCGTCAGCTGACCCATATTTTCagtacaaattttataatctattCTATACCAAGGATATGTCTCTTTCCTTTCAGCATTAGACAAAAAATGGAAAGAAGGGTAAATATGCAGGTGTCTCCAAGTTGTGCGACCATGAGACCGTTGCACACTTGCACTTGACCGTTTGACACTTGCACTTGACCGTTGCTTACTGTAGCAACGTCATCAACCAAATTCAATTGTGGTTCTGCCAATGGCACACTGAAGAGGAACAAATTTATATCTTTGTTTGATGGGTAAAGGATTGTTTTTCGTCtaaattttagctcaattttaaaagcatattaatgatagttaaaaaattcaaatacttatttatagactaattttgattaaaaaattttattagagataaaagtaaatttgttattttatcactaaaccctaaaatcttaaaaatttatatcattttcttcctttaatttaaaaaattaataattttttctttataattaaactttgaaaaaccgcATTTCTCCcattagggtttcaattttttaggcaACCTCTCCCTCTCCAATAAACAACAACCTCCGatcatctctctctcttcttccaatCGCATCCTCGCTAAACAAGATGAAACTTTGTTTGAATGAAAACGACAAATCATCTTTGTCGAGCAACGATGCGATCGGATCTTTGAGCGACGATAAGATTGAAGCGATAATGAGAAAGATCTTGGAG from Mangifera indica cultivar Alphonso chromosome 16, CATAS_Mindica_2.1, whole genome shotgun sequence includes the following:
- the LOC123199825 gene encoding uncharacterized protein LOC123199825, which produces MLNRQNINDLPSIYRSVSQFAFCKIASYTKMNHAIRSVRANPPSVLSSLKASVVKVRQVITQSRLPENPSSLDSSQNQINPNNPQEKTGDVMSHSFGEGYATRSDEDGFGGIYGGNQSVPKIEIDKEIHENHPAYDKTQGSDVAEKEKGRHQTDASS